The Xanthomonas fragariae genome has a segment encoding these proteins:
- a CDS encoding PLP-dependent cysteine synthase family protein: MSQRQWVAAAIQKIEADFNRSADTHLIPMDLPGYPGIDLYFKDESSHPTGSLKHRLARSLFLYALTNGWLRAGRPVIEASSGSTAISEAYFARLLGVPFIAVMPASTSPEKIAAIEFQGGRCHLIERACDLDSASHQLARETGGHFMDQFTYAERATDWRANNNIAESIFKQLAEEPHPIPEWIVCSPGTGGTSATLGRYVRYRRHATRILCVDPEISVFFDGYCRAVDGQCPRELAITGGSRIEGIGRPRVESSFIASCVDVMIKVPDALSLAAMRHVSATLGRRVGGSTGSNFVGVLQAAQRMRDAGRRGSIVTILCDAGARYAHSYYNPAWYAAREIDVTASDAAIAIAVNGGDLPQLPCAGLE; this comes from the coding sequence ATGTCGCAGCGCCAGTGGGTGGCCGCCGCCATCCAGAAGATCGAAGCCGATTTCAACCGCTCGGCCGACACCCATCTGATTCCGATGGACCTGCCGGGCTATCCGGGCATCGACCTGTACTTCAAGGACGAATCCAGCCATCCGACCGGCAGTCTCAAGCATCGGCTGGCGCGCTCGCTGTTTCTCTACGCGCTGACCAATGGCTGGCTGCGCGCCGGGCGTCCGGTGATCGAGGCGTCCAGTGGCTCGACCGCGATTTCCGAAGCGTATTTCGCCCGTCTGCTGGGTGTGCCCTTCATTGCCGTGATGCCGGCGTCGACCTCACCGGAAAAGATCGCTGCGATCGAATTCCAGGGCGGCCGCTGCCACCTGATCGAGCGCGCCTGCGACCTGGACAGCGCCTCGCACCAGCTCGCACGCGAGACCGGTGGGCACTTCATGGACCAGTTCACCTACGCCGAGCGCGCCACCGACTGGCGCGCCAACAACAACATCGCCGAATCGATCTTCAAACAGTTGGCCGAGGAGCCGCATCCGATTCCCGAATGGATCGTGTGCAGCCCCGGCACCGGCGGCACCAGCGCCACGCTTGGCCGTTATGTGCGCTATCGGCGCCACGCCACCCGCATCCTGTGCGTGGACCCGGAAATATCGGTGTTCTTCGACGGCTATTGCCGCGCGGTGGACGGTCAATGCCCCAGGGAGCTGGCCATCACCGGAGGCTCGCGCATCGAAGGCATCGGCCGCCCGCGGGTGGAATCGAGCTTCATCGCCAGCTGCGTGGACGTGATGATCAAGGTGCCCGATGCCTTGAGTCTGGCGGCGATGCGCCATGTCAGCGCCACGCTTGGTCGCCGCGTCGGTGGCTCCACCGGCAGCAACTTCGTCGGTGTGCTGCAGGCCGCGCAGCGCATGCGCGACGCGGGCCGCCGAGGCTCCATCGTTACCATCCTGTGCGATGCCGGCGCACGTTACGCGCACAGCTATTACAACCCGGCCTGGTATGCGGCACGCGAGATCGATGTCACCGCCAGCGATGCCGCCATCGCCATTGCAGTGAATGGCGGCGACTTGCCGCAGCTACCTTGTGCTGGGCTGGAATGA
- a CDS encoding M3 family metallopeptidase, with amino-acid sequence MTNPLLDLSGLPSFDAIRPEHVGPAIDQLLADAEAAVKVAERVSPVRWDSFVVPLDDATERLWRAWGQVGHLQAVVNTAELREAYNSNLPKVSRFGSALAQNLALYGQYKALSASPEAAHYDDARRKVLENALRDFRLGGAELDDTSKARFAQIQEELSALAAKFSQNVLDATDAWSYVTEDENELSGLPAEVVAAARAAAEKDGVPGWKLTLQMPCYLPVQSDADNRELRARLYRANAERASEFGDSALDNSANIDRILALRAELAQLLGFANYADYSVATKMAQSPDEVMGFLRDLAVRAKPHAQRDRAELDAFARDELGLDALQAWDLAYVSEKLKQARYSFSEQEVKQYFTEPKVLAGLFDVIHSLYGLTVKPDSAPVWHPDVRFYRLEDAQGGLVGQFYLDLYAREGKRGGAWMDDCRNRRDTAHGVQTPLVYLVCNFGRGSGDAPATFRHGEVTTLFHEMGHGLHQLLTRIGELGVAGINGVEWDAVELPSQFMENFCWEWKRVQAMTAHLQTGEPLPRNLFDRLLAARNFQSGMFTVRQLEFALFDMQLHSSFDPTQDSVLQLIERVRDEVAVNRPPSWNRFPHQFSHIFAGGYAAGYYSYKWAEVLSADAYAAFEEAPGQVADIGARFRHEVLARGGSRSAAENFRAFRGRAPKIDALLRHNGMAG; translated from the coding sequence ATGACCAACCCGCTGCTCGACCTGTCCGGACTGCCGTCCTTCGATGCGATTCGTCCCGAGCACGTGGGCCCGGCGATCGATCAACTGCTCGCTGACGCCGAGGCGGCAGTGAAGGTGGCCGAACGCGTCAGCCCGGTGCGTTGGGACAGTTTTGTGGTTCCGCTGGACGATGCCACCGAGCGGCTGTGGCGCGCTTGGGGGCAGGTCGGGCATCTGCAGGCGGTGGTCAACACTGCCGAGCTGCGCGAGGCCTACAACAGCAACTTGCCCAAGGTGAGCCGCTTCGGCAGCGCGCTGGCGCAGAATCTGGCGTTGTATGGGCAATACAAGGCTTTGTCTGCATCGCCCGAAGCCGCGCATTACGACGACGCACGTCGCAAGGTGCTGGAAAACGCGCTGCGCGATTTCCGCCTCGGCGGTGCCGAGCTGGATGACACTTCAAAGGCGCGTTTTGCGCAGATCCAGGAAGAGTTGTCCGCGCTGGCAGCCAAGTTTTCGCAAAACGTGCTCGATGCCACCGATGCGTGGTCGTACGTCACCGAAGACGAAAACGAGCTGTCTGGCCTGCCTGCCGAAGTGGTCGCCGCCGCGCGCGCTGCTGCCGAGAAAGACGGCGTGCCGGGATGGAAGCTCACCTTGCAGATGCCATGCTATCTGCCGGTGCAAAGCGATGCGGACAATCGCGAGCTGCGCGCGCGGCTGTATCGCGCCAATGCCGAGCGTGCGTCCGAATTCGGCGACTCAGCCTTGGACAACAGTGCCAATATCGATCGCATTCTTGCCTTGCGCGCCGAGCTGGCGCAGCTGCTCGGGTTTGCCAATTACGCGGACTACTCGGTCGCCACCAAGATGGCGCAGAGCCCGGATGAAGTGATGGGCTTTTTGCGTGACCTGGCCGTGCGCGCAAAACCTCATGCGCAGCGCGATCGCGCAGAGCTCGACGCCTTCGCACGCGACGAACTCGGCCTGGACGCACTCCAGGCATGGGATCTGGCTTACGTCAGCGAAAAACTCAAGCAGGCGCGCTACAGCTTCTCCGAGCAGGAAGTGAAGCAGTACTTCACCGAGCCCAAAGTGCTGGCCGGCCTGTTCGATGTGATCCACAGCCTCTACGGGCTCACCGTCAAACCCGACAGCGCGCCGGTCTGGCACCCGGATGTGCGGTTTTATCGCCTGGAAGATGCGCAAGGTGGGTTGGTCGGCCAGTTCTATCTGGACCTGTACGCGCGCGAAGGCAAGCGCGGCGGTGCGTGGATGGACGATTGCCGCAACCGCCGCGACACCGCCCACGGCGTGCAGACCCCGCTGGTGTATCTGGTGTGTAATTTCGGCCGCGGCAGCGGCGATGCACCTGCCACGTTCCGGCATGGCGAAGTCACCACGCTGTTTCATGAAATGGGCCACGGCCTGCATCAGTTGCTGACGCGCATTGGCGAGCTCGGCGTAGCCGGCATCAATGGCGTGGAATGGGACGCGGTTGAGCTGCCGAGCCAGTTCATGGAGAACTTCTGCTGGGAATGGAAGCGCGTGCAGGCGATGACCGCGCACCTACAGACCGGCGAACCGCTGCCGCGCAACCTGTTCGATCGCCTGTTGGCCGCGCGCAATTTCCAGAGCGGCATGTTCACCGTGCGCCAGCTGGAATTTGCGCTGTTCGACATGCAACTTCACAGCAGCTTCGACCCGACCCAGGACAGCGTGCTGCAACTGATCGAGCGCGTGCGCGACGAAGTGGCGGTCAATCGCCCGCCATCATGGAATCGCTTCCCGCATCAGTTCAGCCATATCTTCGCCGGTGGTTACGCCGCTGGTTACTACAGCTACAAATGGGCCGAGGTGCTCAGCGCCGATGCGTATGCCGCCTTCGAAGAAGCGCCCGGGCAGGTGGCCGACATCGGCGCACGTTTCCGCCATGAAGTACTGGCGCGCGGCGGCAGCCGCAGCGCGGCAGAAAACTTCCGCGCTTTCCGTGGGCGCGCGCCCAAAATCGATGCATTGTTGCGCCATAACGGCATGGCGGGCTGA
- a CDS encoding endonuclease, protein MADTRPPVRAEFAAFKHADWHGLQHGPCVVYLLAHAQREAFYIDTATGLGDIEKMRRRIILQQQATLPAKRMVPLLLVWFEPCADQAFASARAKQLRRWPHAWQRRLVETLNPAWVDLNSYALGFPGVLPQVGERHAVCRDLRISEDEQDT, encoded by the coding sequence ATGGCTGATACGCGCCCCCCGGTCAGAGCGGAATTTGCCGCATTCAAACACGCCGACTGGCACGGCTTGCAACATGGTCCATGTGTGGTTTACCTGCTGGCGCATGCGCAGCGCGAGGCGTTCTACATCGACACGGCAACTGGTCTGGGCGACATCGAGAAAATGCGCCGGCGCATCATCTTGCAGCAGCAGGCGACCTTGCCCGCGAAACGCATGGTACCGCTGCTACTGGTCTGGTTCGAACCCTGCGCCGATCAGGCATTTGCCAGCGCCCGCGCCAAACAGCTGCGTCGCTGGCCGCACGCCTGGCAGCGGCGGTTGGTGGAGACACTGAACCCGGCATGGGTCGACCTGAACTCCTATGCCTTGGGATTTCCGGGCGTACTGCCACAGGTAGGCGAACGCCACGCAGTATGCCGCGACTTGCGGATTTCAGAGGATGAGCAGGACACCTGA
- the fabB gene encoding beta-ketoacyl-ACP synthase I gives MRRVVVTGMGITSCLGNDLDTVSNALRESRSGITALPDHAEAGLRSQVGGAVALDLDSLIDRKLKRFMGDASAYAYLAMRDAIADAGLDAEQVSSLRTGVIAGSGGGSSQWQVETADLLRGRGVRKVGPYMVPRTMCSGVSASLATAFKIRGVSYSLSAACATSAHCIGTAADLIRHGAQDVMFAGGGEDLHWTMSVMFDAMGALSTGFNDRPAVASRPYDAQRDGFVIGSGGGMLVLEDYDHAIARGARIHAELLGYGVTSDGADMVAPSGEGAVRCMHMAMQGLTQPIDYLNTHGTSTPLGDVTELGAVREVFGDNVPPLSSTKALSGHSLGAASVHEAIYSLLMLRDGFMAGSAHIDELDPRAEGFPILRETRQASLNTVMSNSFGFGGTNAALVFGRV, from the coding sequence ATGCGCCGCGTCGTCGTCACCGGGATGGGCATCACTTCGTGTCTTGGCAATGACCTGGACACCGTTTCCAACGCGCTGCGCGAGAGCCGCTCCGGCATCACCGCGTTGCCAGATCACGCAGAGGCCGGCCTGCGCAGCCAAGTGGGCGGGGCGGTGGCATTGGATCTGGACAGCCTGATCGACCGCAAGCTCAAGCGCTTCATGGGCGATGCCTCGGCGTACGCGTATCTGGCGATGCGCGATGCGATCGCCGATGCCGGGCTGGATGCCGAGCAGGTCAGCAGCCTGCGTACCGGCGTGATTGCCGGCTCGGGCGGCGGCTCCAGTCAATGGCAGGTCGAAACCGCCGATCTGCTGCGCGGCCGCGGCGTGCGCAAGGTTGGCCCGTACATGGTGCCGCGCACAATGTGTTCAGGAGTGTCTGCGTCGTTGGCGACCGCCTTCAAGATTCGCGGCGTGAGCTATTCGTTGTCGGCCGCGTGTGCGACCTCGGCGCATTGCATCGGCACGGCCGCCGATCTGATCCGGCATGGCGCGCAGGACGTGATGTTCGCCGGCGGCGGTGAAGACTTGCACTGGACCATGAGCGTGATGTTCGATGCGATGGGCGCGCTGTCCACCGGCTTCAACGATCGCCCCGCAGTGGCATCTCGCCCATACGACGCGCAGCGCGACGGCTTTGTCATCGGCAGCGGCGGCGGCATGTTGGTACTGGAAGATTACGACCACGCCATCGCACGCGGCGCGCGCATCCATGCCGAACTGCTCGGCTATGGCGTAACCTCCGATGGCGCCGACATGGTCGCCCCAAGCGGCGAAGGCGCGGTGCGCTGCATGCACATGGCGATGCAAGGACTTACGCAGCCGATCGACTACCTCAATACCCACGGCACCTCCACACCTTTGGGCGATGTCACCGAGCTGGGTGCCGTGCGCGAGGTATTCGGCGACAACGTGCCGCCGCTGTCCTCGACCAAGGCGCTGTCCGGCCATTCGCTGGGCGCGGCCAGCGTGCACGAAGCGATCTACAGCCTGCTGATGCTTCGCGACGGCTTTATGGCCGGCTCGGCGCATATCGATGAACTCGACCCGCGCGCGGAAGGCTTCCCGATCCTGCGCGAAACGCGCCAGGCCTCGTTGAACACGGTGATGTCCAACAGCTTCGGCTTCGGCGGCACCAACGCGGCACTGGTGTTCGGCCGGGTGTGA
- the fabA gene encoding 3-hydroxyacyl-[acyl-carrier-protein] dehydratase FabA → MTPQNTYSRDQLVASARGELFGPDSGRLPNDPMLMFDRITEISDTGGAHGKGVIRAELEIRPDLWFFGCHFIGDPVMPGCLGLDAMWQLTGFFLTWIGAPGRGRALGCGEVKFTGQVLPSAALVSYEIDVSRVINRKLVMAQTDARMRVDGREIYTAKDLRVGMFTSTENF, encoded by the coding sequence ATGACCCCTCAAAATACGTACTCGCGCGATCAATTGGTGGCCAGCGCGCGTGGGGAATTGTTTGGACCCGACAGCGGCCGTCTGCCCAACGATCCAATGCTGATGTTCGACCGCATCACCGAAATCAGCGACACCGGCGGCGCACACGGCAAGGGCGTGATTCGCGCCGAACTGGAGATCCGTCCGGACCTGTGGTTCTTCGGCTGCCACTTCATCGGCGACCCGGTGATGCCCGGCTGCCTTGGCCTGGATGCGATGTGGCAGCTGACCGGCTTCTTCCTGACCTGGATCGGCGCGCCGGGCCGCGGCCGCGCGCTGGGCTGCGGTGAGGTCAAGTTCACCGGCCAGGTGCTGCCTAGCGCTGCGTTGGTGAGTTACGAAATCGACGTCAGCCGCGTGATCAACCGCAAGCTGGTGATGGCGCAGACCGACGCACGCATGCGGGTGGACGGGCGCGAGATATATACTGCCAAGGATCTGCGCGTGGGCATGTTCACTTCGACGGAGAACTTCTGA
- the dinB gene encoding DNA polymerase IV, producing MRKIVHVDMDAFYASVAQRDDPSLRGKPVVVAWRGARSVVCAASYEARTFGIRSAMPAMRAERLCPDAVFVPPDFARYKAVSRQVREIFHRHTDLVEPLSLDEAYLDVTEAKTGMQLATEIAQLIRTQIREETQLTASAGIAPNKFLAKIASDWRKPDGQFVVAPSRIDAFLLPLPVNRIPGVGKVMDGKLAALGIVTVGDLRLRPLEELQAHFGTFGQSLYRRARGIDERPVEPYQEAQSVSSEDTFSQDLALDALDPHILRLAEKTWLAMRRTERIGRTVVLKLKTSNFRILTRSYTPDPPPASLEALAEIALALTRRVELPAQTRYRLVGVGLSGFSDVEEGAVQGQLFGDVPQAE from the coding sequence ATGCGCAAAATCGTGCACGTGGACATGGATGCGTTCTACGCGTCCGTGGCGCAACGTGACGATCCGTCGTTGCGCGGCAAGCCGGTGGTGGTGGCCTGGCGAGGCGCACGCTCGGTGGTATGCGCAGCTTCGTATGAAGCGCGTACCTTCGGCATTCGTTCGGCGATGCCGGCAATGCGTGCGGAGCGCCTGTGTCCGGATGCGGTGTTTGTGCCGCCGGATTTTGCACGCTACAAGGCGGTGTCGCGGCAGGTGCGCGAGATTTTTCATCGTCACACCGATCTGGTCGAGCCGTTGTCGCTGGACGAGGCGTATCTGGATGTGACCGAAGCCAAGACCGGCATGCAATTGGCCACCGAGATCGCGCAGCTGATCCGCACACAGATCCGCGAAGAAACCCAACTCACCGCATCGGCCGGCATCGCACCGAACAAATTCCTCGCCAAGATCGCCTCGGACTGGCGCAAGCCCGATGGCCAGTTTGTCGTCGCACCAAGTCGTATCGATGCCTTTCTGTTGCCGCTACCGGTCAATCGCATCCCCGGCGTCGGCAAGGTGATGGACGGCAAGTTGGCCGCGTTGGGCATTGTCACCGTCGGCGATCTGCGGCTGCGTCCATTGGAAGAATTGCAGGCGCATTTCGGCACCTTCGGGCAGAGCCTGTATCGTCGCGCGCGCGGCATCGACGAGCGTCCGGTCGAACCGTATCAAGAGGCGCAATCGGTCTCTTCGGAAGATACCTTCAGCCAAGACCTGGCCCTGGATGCGCTGGATCCGCATATTCTGCGTCTGGCCGAAAAAACCTGGCTCGCCATGCGCCGCACCGAGCGCATCGGGCGCACGGTGGTGTTGAAGTTGAAGACGTCGAATTTTCGTATTTTGACGCGCTCCTACACGCCCGATCCGCCGCCTGCGTCCTTGGAGGCGCTGGCAGAGATCGCATTGGCACTGACCCGGCGTGTGGAATTGCCCGCGCAGACGCGTTACCGCCTGGTCGGTGTCGGCCTGAGCGGTTTCAGCGATGTGGAAGAGGGCGCGGTGCAAGGGCAATTGTTCGGTGACGTGCCGCAGGCGGAGTGA
- the gph gene encoding phosphoglycolate phosphatase (PGP is an essential enzyme in the glycolate salvage pathway in higher organisms (photorespiration in plants). Phosphoglycolate results from the oxidase activity of RubisCO in the Calvin cycle when concentrations of carbon dioxide are low relative to oxygen. This enzyme is a member of the Haloacid Dehalogenase (HAD) superfamily of aspartate-nucleophile hydrolase enzymes (PF00702).), whose translation MFPYPLVIFDLDGTLVDSAPNIAEALNGTLQELGLQQFSQSKIRTWIGEGVHVLLTTALREAGSNRDADPEMPVMMRHYEMSLLHDPQLYPGVAEALAGLCEAGATLALCTNKPSRFIAPLLEHLGIAAHFSSVLGGDSLPQRKPDPAPLLQLAKQFQHTPQQCLMVGDSATDAAAANAAGMPLAMVRNGYLRGFDVQSSGAVAIIDDMRELLALK comes from the coding sequence ATGTTTCCGTATCCGCTGGTGATTTTTGACCTGGACGGCACGCTGGTGGACAGCGCACCCAATATCGCCGAAGCACTCAACGGTACATTGCAGGAACTGGGGTTGCAGCAGTTCAGCCAATCCAAGATACGCACCTGGATCGGTGAAGGCGTGCATGTGCTGCTGACCACCGCGCTGCGCGAAGCCGGCAGCAACCGCGATGCCGATCCGGAAATGCCAGTGATGATGCGTCATTATGAAATGAGCCTGCTGCACGACCCACAGTTGTATCCGGGTGTTGCCGAAGCGCTGGCAGGCTTGTGCGAGGCGGGCGCCACGCTGGCGTTGTGCACCAATAAACCCTCGCGTTTTATCGCACCACTGCTGGAGCATCTGGGCATCGCCGCGCATTTCAGCAGTGTGCTCGGTGGCGATTCGCTGCCGCAACGCAAACCCGATCCAGCACCGTTGTTGCAGCTGGCCAAGCAGTTCCAGCACACACCGCAGCAGTGCCTGATGGTTGGCGACTCGGCCACCGATGCCGCTGCCGCAAACGCCGCCGGAATGCCCTTGGCGATGGTGCGCAACGGCTATCTGCGCGGCTTCGATGTACAGAGCTCCGGTGCGGTGGCGATCATCGATGACATGCGGGAATTGCTTGCGTTGAAGTAG
- a CDS encoding IS30 family transposase: MTERRSRLHLLAYSPDGIAENVRNAIVQRLGGLRHTVHTLTADNGKEFADHQFITACLQSDFYFADPYCAWQGGSNENANGSTRQYLPRQTDFSTIAHAHLRWIEQRLYNRPRKVLGFKTPLDVFSEEVLNSVANRS, from the coding sequence ATGACCGAACGTCGCAGTCGCCTGCATCTGCTGGCCTACTCGCCTGACGGCATCGCCGAGAACGTGCGCAACGCCATCGTCCAGCGCCTGGGCGGCCTACGCCACACGGTGCACACCCTGACCGCCGACAACGGCAAGGAGTTCGCCGATCATCAATTCATTACCGCGTGCTTGCAGAGCGATTTCTATTTTGCAGACCCGTACTGTGCATGGCAGGGTGGCAGTAACGAAAATGCCAACGGATCGACGCGCCAGTACTTGCCACGACAGACCGATTTCAGCACCATCGCCCACGCGCACCTACGATGGATCGAACAGCGACTCTACAATCGTCCACGCAAGGTACTCGGATTCAAAACGCCCCTCGACGTCTTCTCCGAAGAGGTCCTCAACAGCGTTGCGAATCGGAGTTGA
- a CDS encoding TfoX/Sxy family protein, translated as MTTERMRNIGPKSAAWLRQVGLRTQQDLQAIGAVDAFVKVRRAGFKPSLNLLYSLEGALADCHWQQVPEARRHALLAEYEAASALLPVRSRAIGGPVETVHFARADNDDGHSDMIDAADDDATPGETHDD; from the coding sequence GTGACCACTGAGCGGATGCGCAATATCGGCCCCAAGAGCGCGGCATGGCTGCGCCAGGTTGGGCTGCGCACGCAGCAGGATCTGCAGGCGATAGGTGCGGTGGACGCCTTCGTCAAAGTGCGCCGTGCCGGGTTCAAGCCCAGCCTCAATCTGCTCTACTCGCTGGAAGGCGCGTTGGCCGATTGTCATTGGCAGCAAGTTCCGGAAGCGCGACGCCATGCATTACTCGCCGAATACGAAGCAGCCAGTGCGCTGTTGCCGGTGCGCAGCCGCGCAATCGGTGGTCCGGTGGAAACCGTGCATTTCGCGCGTGCCGACAACGACGATGGGCATAGCGACATGATCGATGCGGCCGATGACGATGCGACACCCGGCGAGACGCACGATGATTAA
- a CDS encoding GAF domain-containing protein — protein sequence MFATSSLTGSKPEYYAQLIAQAQALVHGEPNRVANAANLAALIFHSLPSLNWAGFYFYDGRELVVGPFQGLPACVRIPLDKGVCGAAASTRQSQRIADVDAFPGHIACDSASRSELVIPLVKGAALIGVLDVDSPELGRFDADDQRGLEAIAQVFVDALA from the coding sequence ATGTTCGCAACCTCTTCGCTAACCGGCAGCAAGCCGGAATACTATGCCCAGCTCATCGCTCAGGCCCAGGCACTGGTGCACGGCGAGCCGAATCGCGTCGCCAATGCCGCCAATCTGGCCGCGCTGATCTTCCATTCGTTGCCGTCGCTCAACTGGGCCGGCTTCTATTTCTACGATGGCCGTGAGCTGGTGGTGGGGCCGTTCCAGGGCTTGCCGGCATGCGTGCGCATTCCGTTGGACAAGGGTGTGTGCGGCGCGGCCGCCAGCACCCGGCAAAGCCAGCGCATTGCCGATGTGGATGCGTTCCCGGGGCACATCGCCTGCGATTCGGCATCGCGCTCTGAGCTGGTGATTCCGCTGGTCAAGGGCGCTGCGCTGATCGGCGTGCTGGATGTGGACAGCCCGGAGCTGGGCCGCTTCGATGCGGACGACCAGCGCGGCCTGGAGGCGATTGCACAGGTCTTTGTGGACGCCTTGGCGTGA
- the bioD gene encoding dethiobiotin synthase, whose translation MQLPALYVTGTDTGIGKTMGSTALLHVLRARGHTVVGMKPVASGCEHTPHGWRNEDALALQAASDPQPDYATLNPYALPAPLAPELAAADLGVTLSLKPITGAFAQLRAQAEVVVVEGVGGWAAPLSADLDQADLVRALQLPVVLVVGIRLGCINHARLTAAAIAADGLECAGWIANEVDPQMERVDENIGMLRQRLAMPCWGRIAWRPGADAATQAQELQLPI comes from the coding sequence ATGCAGCTTCCAGCGTTGTATGTCACCGGCACCGATACCGGCATCGGCAAGACCATGGGCAGCACCGCATTGCTGCACGTATTGCGCGCGCGCGGGCACACGGTCGTGGGCATGAAACCGGTCGCCAGCGGCTGCGAGCACACCCCGCACGGCTGGCGCAACGAAGACGCGTTGGCCCTGCAAGCCGCCAGCGACCCGCAGCCGGACTATGCCACCCTCAATCCCTATGCCTTGCCGGCACCGCTGGCACCGGAGCTGGCCGCGGCCGACCTCGGAGTGACCCTGTCGCTCAAGCCGATCACCGGCGCCTTCGCGCAATTGCGTGCGCAGGCCGAGGTGGTGGTGGTTGAAGGCGTCGGCGGCTGGGCCGCGCCACTGAGTGCCGATCTGGACCAGGCCGATCTGGTCCGCGCGCTGCAGCTTCCGGTGGTGCTGGTGGTCGGCATACGGCTGGGCTGTATCAACCATGCGCGCCTGACCGCCGCCGCGATCGCCGCCGATGGGCTGGAATGCGCCGGCTGGATCGCCAATGAAGTCGATCCGCAGATGGAGCGCGTCGACGAGAACATCGGCATGCTGCGCCAGCGTCTGGCGATGCCGTGCTGGGGCCGGATTGCGTGGCGGCCGGGCGCCGATGCCGCGACCCAGGCGCAGGAGTTGCAATTGCCGATCTGA
- a CDS encoding phasin family protein, which yields MSAQFENGFSSFASAAARANQLAMEHAKSAFGLQLKTLERNVSATTTFFGEVAQARGLDAYKTLLPKGLQLARDNLERLASANQEVVGLGLKASDALGQLAKQQFDAKSEQSSAGKTRHK from the coding sequence ATGTCGGCGCAGTTCGAGAATGGCTTCAGCAGCTTTGCTTCCGCAGCGGCACGTGCCAACCAATTGGCGATGGAGCATGCGAAAAGCGCGTTTGGCCTGCAGTTGAAGACGCTTGAACGCAACGTCAGCGCGACCACCACTTTTTTCGGTGAGGTTGCGCAAGCACGTGGCTTGGACGCCTACAAGACCCTCTTGCCAAAGGGACTGCAACTGGCACGCGACAATCTGGAACGTCTGGCCTCGGCCAATCAGGAAGTAGTCGGCCTGGGCTTGAAGGCATCCGACGCGCTCGGCCAGCTGGCCAAGCAGCAGTTCGACGCCAAGAGCGAGCAATCCAGTGCCGGTAAGACCCGGCACAAGTAA
- the queD gene encoding 6-carboxytetrahydropterin synthase QueD produces the protein MDIFKVFTLEAAHRLPNVPPDHKCARLHGHSFRVELHVSGEPGAETGWIMDFGDIKAAFRPIYDRLDHHYLNDIEGLENPTSERLAIWIWQQLKPALPSLSEIVVHETCTSGCRYRG, from the coding sequence ATGGATATCTTCAAAGTCTTTACGCTCGAAGCCGCGCACCGGCTTCCCAATGTGCCACCGGACCACAAGTGCGCCCGGCTACATGGGCACTCGTTCCGGGTCGAGCTGCACGTCAGCGGCGAACCGGGCGCCGAGACCGGCTGGATCATGGACTTCGGCGACATCAAGGCCGCGTTTCGGCCAATCTACGACCGCCTGGATCACCATTACCTCAACGATATCGAGGGGCTGGAAAACCCGACCAGCGAGCGTCTGGCGATCTGGATCTGGCAGCAGCTCAAGCCGGCGCTGCCGAGCCTGAGCGAGATCGTGGTGCATGAAACCTGCACGTCCGGCTGCCGTTATCGCGGCTGA